In the Mesorhizobium sp. WSM2240 genome, GAGCCGAAATTGGAATGCGACAGCAGCGCCGCCTTGGGCTCGATGCCGAAGCGGCTGATTTCCTCGGCCGCCAGCACGGTCATCTCGGCGATTTCTTCCGCCGTCGGATCGACTGTCACATAGGTATCGGTGAAGAAAGTGACGCCGCGGGTCGAGATCAGCATCGAAAGCGCCGAGAGATCGCGGTCGCGGACGCCCTCGCGCGGCCCGATGATCAGCGTGACGTTGCGAAGATGCCGTTCGAAACGGCCCTCCAGCCCGCAGATCATCGCATGCGCGTCGCCGCGCTTCAGCGCCAGCGCCGCGATCACGGTGGTGTTGGTGCGCACCATGGTGCGTGCGGCTTCCTGTGTCACGCCGCGACGGCCGGTACGCTCGATCAGAAGGTCGACATAGTGGCGGTAGCGCGGATCGTCCTCCGGGTTGACCAGTTCGAAATCGGTACCCGGCCTGATGCGTAGCCCATACCGCTTCAGCCGCACGTCGATGACATGCGGCCGTCCGATCAGGATCGGCTCGGCGATGCCTTCCTCGATCACCACCTGCGCGGCTCGAAGCACCCGCTCGTCCTCGCCGTCGGCATAGATGACCCGCTTTGAGGCCGATGTCTTGGCCGTCGAGAATACCGGCTTCATCACCAGGCCGGAGCGGAAGACGAAGCGGTTCAAGCGATCGACATAGGCGGGGAAATCGGCGATCGGCCTTGTGGCGACGCCGGTCTCGCAGGCCGCCTTGGCTACTGCCGGCGCGATCCGCAGGATGAGGCGCGGGTCGAAAGGCGAGGGGATGAGAAAATCCGGGCCGAAGGTCGGCGTCTCGCCGGAATAGGCGCGGGCCGCGACATCGGACGGCTCTTCCCGCGCCAATGCCGCGATGGCGCGCACAGCCGCCATCTTCATGGGCTCGTTGATGGCGCTTGCGCCGCAATCCAGCGCTCCGCGGAATATGTAGGGAAAGCAGAGTACGTTATTGACTTGATTGGGAAAATCGGAACGGCCGGTGCAGATCATCGCATCCGGACGCGCCGTGCGGGCCTCATCCGGCATGATCTCGGGATTGGGGTTGGCCAGCGCCAGGATCAGCGGCTTTTCCGCCATGTGCTTCAAGAGTTCGGGCTTCAGCACGCCTGCCGCCGACAGACCGAGAAACACGTCCGCGCCGCCGATCACGTCGGCCAACGTCCGCGCCTCGGTGTCCTTCACGTAAGGGTCTTTCCAGCGGTCCATCTCGTCCAGCCGGCCTTTGTAAGCAACGCCGAATCGGTCGGTCACCCAGATGTTTTCGACCTTCGCGCCGAGCGAAACGAGCAGGTTGAGGCAGGCGAGCGCAGCCGCTCCCGCGCCCGAGGTGACGATCTTGATGTCCTCGATTTTCTTGCCGGCGAATTCCAGTCCGTTGAGCACTGCGGCCGCAACAATGATCGCCGTGCCGTGCTGGTCGTCGTGGAAGACCGGGATCTTCATCCGCGCCTTGAGCTGCTCCTCGACCTCGAAGCATTCCGGCGCCTTGATATCTTCGAGATTGATGCCGCCAAAGGTCGGCTCGAGCGCGGCCACCGTCTCAACCATGCGCTCGATTTCCGGCGCGTCGATCTCGATATCGAAGACGTCGATGCCGGCGAACTTCTTGAAAAGGACAGCCTTGCCTTCCATCACAGGCTTGGACGCCAGCGGCCCGATATTGCCGAGCCCGAGCACGGCGGAGCCGTTGGAGATTACCGCCACCAGATTAGCGCGCGCAGTGTAGTCGGCGGCGGTTGCCGGGTCATCCTTTATCGCGAGGCAGGGAGCGGCGACGCCTGGCGAATAGGCCAGAGCCAGATCGCGCTGGTTTCCCAGCGGCTTGGTCGCCTGAATCTCCAGTTTGCCGGGGGTAGGGTGCTTATGGAAATATAGTGCGGCGTCTTCGAGGTCGGAGCGTCCGGCTTCGGTCTTGCTGGTTTCCATTCTGTGCTCCCCCGCTTGTTCTTCTTTCGCCTCCTTAACACGTGCGACCGGATTTTCGAGGTTCTCGATCGATCTTCACCGGAAATCGGAGACGCCGTATTTGGGCAAGCCTAGAACGCGCTGACGTAAAGCCCACCATCGACGGGAATGTTCTGGCCGGTGAGATACCCGGCGTGGACAGAGCACAGGAACGCGCAGATCTGCCCGAATTCCTCCGGCGTGCCGAGGCGCTTGGCCGGAACGGCGGCAGAGGCCTGGGCCTTGCGGGCGGCCGCAGCGGCAGGTTCCTCGACAGTGCCGACTTCGTGCGGGGGGCGCAACCTGTCGGTGTCAAGTTTGCCCGGCAACATGTTGTTTATGGTGACGTTCTTGTCCGCGACCGTTCGCGCGACGCCAGCCAGGAACGAGGTCAGACCCGCGCGCGCGCCGGACGAAAGGTCGAGGCCGGGGATAGGCACATAGACCGAAAGCGAGGTTATGTTGACGATGCGGCCGAAGCCGCGCGCCGCCATGCCGTCGAGGACCGCTTGGATTAGTTCGATCGGCGCGATCATGTTGTTGGTCACGCCTTTGACGATCGCCTCGCGGTCGAGCTCGCGAAAATCGCGGAAAGGCGGACCGCCATTGTTGTTGACGAGAATATCCGGCTCCGGACAGGCGGCGAGCAGCGCCTTCTGGACCGCCGGGTCCGCCACATTGCCGGCAATCTCGGTCACGCTCACACCGAACCGCTCGCGTATCTCCGCCGCCGTTCTGGCCAGAACCGTTGCGTCGCGCCCGTTGACCACGAGATCGCAGCCCGCCTCCGCCAGCGCCAGCGCGCAGCCCTTGCCGAGGCCGCGGCTCGAAGCGCAGACGATGGCCTTTTTTCCGCGAATGCCGAGATCCATGAGACGATTCCTTCGTTGGGCTGTTTGGCGGAAGCCTATCGCGTGAGCCTTGCCGATCGCAACCGTCATACGCCTGTTGCATGAATCGCGGCATAGGCAAGCCGAGACAAACGGTCCTGGATCCGATGCCCGGCGAAACTCCCCGCAGCTTCCGCACGCTTTTCATTTCCGACATCCATCTCGGGTCGAAGGCGGCCAAAGCCGAGTTCCTGATCGATTTCCTGCGCCATCACGAGGCCGAGGCCATCTATCTGGTCGGCGATATCGTTGACGGCTGGCGGCTGCGCCGCTCATGGCACTGGCCGCAACTCCACAACGACGTGGTCCAGAAACTGCTGCGACAGGCACGCAAGGGCGTGCGGATCACCTATATTGCCGGCAATCACGACGAGTTCCTGCGCATGTTCCAGGGTGTGCATTTCGGCGGCATCGTGGTCGCCGACCGCGCCGTACACGAGAGCGCCGACGGCAAGAAATATCTCGTCATCCATGGCGACCAGTTCGACACGGTAGTGCACAATATGCGCTGGCTCGCCTATCTCGGCGACAAGGCCTATGACGCGGCGATCATGGTCAACCGGGTCATAGCCCGTTTCAGACGGCTCTTCGGCATGCCCTACTGGTCGTTCTCGTCATGGGCGAAGGTAAAGGTCAAGAAGGCAGTCAACTTCATCGGCGCGTTCCAGGAGGTACTCACCGAGGAGGCGCGCCGCTCGCAGGTCGACGGCGTCATCTGCGGTCATATCCATCACGCCGTCATCGAGAAGTTCGACGATGTCCAGTACATCAACACCGGTGACTGGGTAGAAAGCTGCACTGCAGTAGTCGAGCATTTCGACGGCAGGATGGAAATCCTGTACTGGCCGCATATTCGCACAAATGTTCCGGCGGTGGCCGAACAAGGCTTCGTGCCGGTCGTCATCGACAGCGAGACCGTCAAGGCTGCCTGATCCGCCATCGGCGGGTTCAATCGATTGGGCCAAGCGGTTTTCCGGCATGGACGGCCATGCTAATGCGCGCATGATGCGGCGGGGCTCCTTCGTCTGAGTCGCGCCCGCCGGACTTTTCGCGCTTATGTCTCTTCCGCCGCTTTCCCCAGAGCAACAGATCAAGCCGCGCCGCTTCGAACTGCGCATCAGCCTGATTTTCGCCGCGCTCTTCATCCCACTCGGCGTGCATCTCCCATATTTCCCGCTCTGGCTGGAAGCGAAAGGGTTCGACGCCGCACAGATCGCCATCATTCTGTCCGCGCCGATGTTTTTGCGTGTCGTCACCACACCCTTCATTACGGCATTGGCGGACGAGGCCAAGGATCGCGCCAATGTCCTGATCGCGCTGGTTGCGGCCGCCCTTGCGCTTTCGGCCGGCTATTTCCTTGAACCTACCTATGTCGTCGTGCTCGGCGTCTCGCTGGCGCTGACTGTGGTGTGGACGCCGCATTCGCCGCTTGCCGATTCGCTGGCGCTGTCGGGCGTCAGACGCTTCCGGTCCAGCTATGCCAACATGCGCATCTGGGGTTCCGCTGCCTTCCTCTGCGCCAATCTCGGCGGCGGTTTTGTTCTTGCCATGACCAGCGCTGACGCGGTCCCGGCGATGATCTCGATCGGGCTTTGCGGAACGCTTCTAGCGGCGCTCTTTGCGCCCCGACTGGGCCGGCCGCGCCGCGCTTCGCCCTTGTCGGCGGCCGACCTGCAGGATTCGGCGCCCAAGCTGTTCAACCGCTATTTCCTGCTGTTCGTGGCTGGGGCAGGCGTCATCAACGCCAGCCACGGATTCCTCTACAGCTTCGTGTCGATCTACTGGAAATCGATTGGCGTCAGCGAAACGCTGGTCGGGTTCCTGTGGGCTTGGGCGGTCGTTGCCGAAGTCGGCATGTTCCTGATCTTCTCGCGTGTGTTCGGCAAGGTTTCGGTTCCAGCGCTGCTTGCGGCGGCGGGATTGGCCGCTATCCTGCGTTGGGTCGCCTATCCGCTGATCTGGCCGCTCGGTCTTGGCGTGGTCGGCTTTTTCGCGATCCAGACGCTGCATGCGGTTTCCACGGGGCTCATCCTGCTCGGGGTCCAGAAGCTGATCGCCGAGACGGTCGCGGAGGAACGCACCGGTGCTGCGCAAGGCATCGCTTTCTTCGCCAACGGATTCTCCATGGCCGCCGCCACCCTGCTGTCGGGGCCGCTCTACGCCGCCTTCGGCGTCGGCGGCTTCTTCTTCATGGCCGTCTTCGCACTCGCGGGAATTGGATTGATCGCGCTTGCGGCCCGTTCAGCCCCAAAGGGCCGGCTCGGGCGGTGAAACCATCGACCCGTCATAGACCAGCCCCGGCGAGCGATCGCGGGCGAGAAGCAGGGGCCCATCGAGATCGGCGAAATCTGCGTCCTGCGCAAGAAGGACGGCCGGCGCCATGGCCAGCGACGTGCCGACCATGCAGCCGACCATAACGGACAGGCCGAGTTCCCGGGCCCGGTTGCGCAGCAGTATGGCGGCGGTCAGTCCGCCCGCCTTGTCGAGCTTGATGTTCACCGCGTCGTAGAGGCCGGCGAGCTCTTCGAGGTCGGCGGCCTCGTGAATGCTCTCGTCCGCACAGATCGGCACCGCATGCTCGATGCGGCGCAGGATCTCGTCCCGGCCGGCGGGCAGCGGCTGCTCGACAAGCGCAATGCCGAGTTCGGCGGCGGCGGCAAGGTTCGCTTCGACATTCCCGTCGGTCCAGCCTTCATTGGCGTCGAGTATGATCCTGCTGCGGGGAGCGGCACCGGCCACCGCGCGGATGCGTTCGATATCGTTCTCGCCGCCGATCTTCACCTTGAGCAGCGGCCGCGTCGCATTGGCGGCGGCTTGCGCGGCCATGGTTTCAGGAGTGCCGAGCGAGAGGGTGAACGCCGTCTCGACCGGGCGCGGCGCCGTCGCCGAGATTTGGGCATATGCACGCCTGCCCGACATCTTCGCTTCGAGGTCCCACAGGGCGCAGTCGAGCGCGTTGCGGGCGGCACCTGCCGGCATTGCGCGAAGCAGCTCCTCGCGGTCCATACTACGGATGATTTCGCCGCGCATCGCTTCGATCGCCGCGTTCACGCTTTCCATCGTCTCGCCATAGCGCCGGTAGGGCACGCATTCGGCGCGGCCCGAGGATCCGCCATCGCTGATCGTGCAGCAGATCACTTCGGCCTCGGTTTTCGACCCGCGCGAAATGGTGAACGTGCCGGCGATCGGAAAGCGTTCGGATTCGACTAAAAGGTCACGCTTCATATATTTCTGCTCCGGATAGGGGCTAAGTGTTTGACCCTAAATGACAGAACCCGCTTGGCGGGCTAATACAGGGCGCATGTTGACCAACGCCATCAGGGAATCAAGCGGCCAGGCGGCCGACGATGGACGTCCCCGCATCGCGGAGACGGAGGAAGGCGGCGTGCTTCATTGCGCGCTGTCGGGGGCGTGGACGACGCGAACCGTGGCCCGGGTCGACGCCGAGATGCGAAAGATCGAACGCAGGACCGGCTATAATTCCATGGTTCTCGACCTCTCGAAAGTCGAGAAGCTGGACACCGCCGGCGCCTGGCTGATCGATCGGCTGATGACCTCGCTTGCAGGGCGAGGCATCGAAACCAGCCTGCAAGGCCAGAGCGAGGCCGGTTCCGTACTGCTCGATGCGGTGAGCGACGCTTCTCAACGGGAGCACGATGTCACCCCGCCGCGACCTCCCAACATCATCATTCACGCGTTGGAACTGCTAGGCCGCGCGGTCTATGCCGGGCGCGACGACATCATTGCCTCCATGGCCATTCTCGGCGCAACGATCCGCGGCGGCCAGATGAAGCTTGGACGCGGGCACAGCGTTAATCCCGCCGCGATCTTCAACCAGATCGACCGGATGGGAGTCGGGGCCATTCCCGTCGTCGTGCTGATGTCGGCAATCGTCGGCGCGATTGTCGCGCAGCAAGGCGCCCTGCAATTGCGATATTTCGGCGCCGACATCTTCGTTGTCGATCTGGTCGGCATACTGGTGCTGCGGGAACTCGGCGTGTTGATGACTGCGATCATGATCGCCGGCCGCTCCGGTAGCGCCATCACCGCCGAGATCGGTTCGATGAAGATGCGCGAGGAGGTTGACGCGCTGACCGTCATCGGCCTCAACCCCGTCGGCGTGCTGGTGTTTCCGCGGCTCGTCGCCTTGGTCGTTGCCTTGCCCTGCCTGACGGTTGCAGCCAATTTCGCGGCACTTGGCGGCGCTATCCTGGTCTCCTGGTTCTATTCCGATATTGCGCCAGCCGCATTCATCGACCGCCTGCGCAGTGCGATCGACGTCAGTACCATCGCGGTCGGGCTGATAAAGGCGCCTTTCATGGCGATGATCATCGGCATCCTCGCGGCCGTCGAAGGCCTGAAGGTCGGCGGCAGCGCCGAATCGCTTGGCCGCCACGTCACGGCCTCGGTCGTGAAGTCGATCTTCGTCGTCGTCATTCTGGACGGTATGTTCGCCATCTTCTTCGCCGCGATTGATTTCTAGGATGGTTATGAGCGATCAGGCCGAACTCGCTGAACCCGAATCCCGCGCCGGCGGCGAGGAGAACATTATTTTGTCGGCGCGTGACGTTACGGTCGGCTTCGGCGACAAGATCATTCTCGAAAAGCTGTCGCTGGACATCAGGCGCGGCGAGATACTGGGATTCGTCGGCGCGTCAGGCTCGGGAAAATCGGTACTGCTGCGAACGATCCTTGGTCTCAATAAGAAGCGCTCCGGCACCATCCATCTGTTCGGCGTCGATGTCGACAAGGCGACCGAGGCGGAACGCCTGAAGATCGACATGCGCCTTGGCGTCCTTTTCCAGCACGGCGCGCTGTTTTCGGCGCTCACCGTGCAGGAAAACATACAGGTTCCGATGCGCGAATATCTCGACCTCCCCAAGAAGCTGATGGACGAACTGGCGCTCCTGAAGATCGAACTGGTCGGCCTTCCACGCGACGCGGCCGCCAAATTCCCATCGGAGCTTTCGGGCGGTATGATCAAGCGCGCCGCTTTGGCGCGGGCGCTTGCGCTCGATCCCGACATCGTTTTCCTCGACGAGCCGACCTCCGGCCTCGATCCGATCGGCGCCGCCGAGTTCGATGAACTGGTCGCAAAGCTGCGAGACACGATGGGGCTGACCGTCTACATGGTCACCCACGATCTCGACAGCCTGTTCTCGGTGTGCGACCGGGTCGCGGTTCTCGGCAATAAGAAGGTGCTGGTTCAGGGGACCATTGAAGATATGCTGGCCAGCGAGGAACCGTGGGTGAAATCCTACTTTCGCGGCAAGCGGGCGCGGCAACTCGACCTTGCCGCCAGGGAATAGAAGTCAGAACCGCCGATGGAAACCAAAGCAAACTACGTCATTGTCGGAATTTTCACGCTCGTGGCGATCATCGCGGCGTTCGCCTTCGTCTATTGGACCGCGGCGATCGGCGATCGTGGCGAGACGGCGGAGTTGCGTGTGCGCATTCCGGGCTCCGCATCCGGACTGGGCAGCGGCAGCGCCGTTTTGTTCAACGGCGTCAAGGTCGGCGATGTCCGGCGGGTCTATATCGACGTGCTGAATCCCAGTGTGGCCATCGCCGACACAGAGATCGACCGGCTGACGCCGATCACAAGATCGACGCAGGCTGTCATTGGTATCGCCGGCCTCACCGGCCAAGCCAATATCGAGATGAGGGGCGCCGATCTGCAGGAGCCGAACCTGCTTGACGAGGCGGAGGCGAACGGCACGGTGGCGGAGATCACCGCCGACCCGTCCGCCGTCACCAACCTTCTCCAAACCGCGCAGAATATCTTCAAGCGCGCCGACACAGTTCTCTCCGAACTCGAGGGCTTTACCCACGATGTCCGCGGGCCGTTGACGAAGACGGTCGAGAACACCCGCACTTTCTCGGATGCACTGGCGCGGAATGCCGACGGTGTCGACAAGTTCCTGGAAAGCGTCTCCAAGCTTTCCGAGGAACTGGCGGGCGTTTCCGGCAAGCTCGACGGCACGTTGCAAGCTGCCGAAGACCTTCTCAATTCCGTGGACCGGCAGAAAGTTACCCAGATCGTCGCCAATGTCGAAACCTTCACCAAAAATCTGAGTGAAACCAGCACACAGTTCGACGCGGTCGTGAAGCGGGTGGACAAGGCGGTCGGTACGATCGACCAATTCGCCGAGAGAGGCAGTGATGCGTTGGCCAAGGCCGACGGCATCCTCGAAGCGGTCGATCCGGCGATGGTTCGCACCTCACTGTCCAATATCGATATCGCAAGCCGCGACGCCCGGACGGCCGCCGCCGACATCGCAAAGGTCACCGACAAATTCGGCCGGCGGGCCGAAGACATCGACGGGATGATCAGCGACGCAAGGCAACTGACCGGACGCCTCAACGATGCTTCGGTGCGGGTCGACGGCATTCTGGTGAAGGTCGACAAGCTTCTCGGCTCGGGCGAGGCGGAGGGCCTGATGGTCGATGCGAGCGAGACGCTGAAGGCATTCCGCCAGGTCGCCGAAACGCTGAATTCCAGGTTGGCCACGATCACCGATGGGCTCGCCCGCTTCTCCGGTCAGGGCCTGCGTGAGGTCGAGGCGCTGGTACAGGACAGCCGCCGTTCGATCAACAGGATCGAGCAGGCAATCACCGACCTCGAACGCAATCCGCAGCGCATTATCACGGGCGGTGAGGGGACTGTGCGCCAGTACGACGGAAGGGCGCGGCGTTGACTTCGGAGACGGCGCGCAGCAAGAAAGAATCGGTTATCCAGGGGTTGCGACAGATTTAAGCTTGGCCCCGAAAAGTTGCAGACTTTTCGGGGATAGTTAAACGGTGGGACGGGCAGGTTTAGAGGGTGAAGCCAAATCAGTTCATTGCCGGGGTGGCGGCGGCTTTCCTGCTGTCGGGCTGCGCGCTCTTGCCGGGCGGCGCGCCGACGCCCCTCGACACGTTCGAACTATCGGCGCCGCAACTGCAATCCAAGGCCAGGCGCAGCCGCATCCAGATTCTCGTGGCCGAACCCTCTGCGCTGAAGGCGCTTGACGGCCAGAACATCGTTATCAAGCCGTCTCCCGCCACCATCCAGTTCCTCAGAGGCGCGCAATGGGCCGACCGGTTGCCTCGCATAGTGCAGGCGCGCCTGGCCGAAACCTTTCAGCGTTCGGGCGGCTTTGGCGGCGTCGGCAAGCCGGGCGAAGGGCTGGCGATCGACTATCAGATCATCGCGGAGATCCGCGCCTTCGAGGTGCGCGTCGACGGCGGTGGCCGCGCCAATGTCGAGATCTTCGTGAAACTGCTGAACGACCGCAACGGCACGGTTCGC is a window encoding:
- a CDS encoding ABC-type transport auxiliary lipoprotein family protein is translated as MKPNQFIAGVAAAFLLSGCALLPGGAPTPLDTFELSAPQLQSKARRSRIQILVAEPSALKALDGQNIVIKPSPATIQFLRGAQWADRLPRIVQARLAETFQRSGGFGGVGKPGEGLAIDYQIIAEIRAFEVRVDGGGRANVEIFVKLLNDRNGTVRASRNFEASAPLSRDGNEAYVAALDQAFGQVAAEILEWADSQI
- a CDS encoding MlaD family protein, whose translation is METKANYVIVGIFTLVAIIAAFAFVYWTAAIGDRGETAELRVRIPGSASGLGSGSAVLFNGVKVGDVRRVYIDVLNPSVAIADTEIDRLTPITRSTQAVIGIAGLTGQANIEMRGADLQEPNLLDEAEANGTVAEITADPSAVTNLLQTAQNIFKRADTVLSELEGFTHDVRGPLTKTVENTRTFSDALARNADGVDKFLESVSKLSEELAGVSGKLDGTLQAAEDLLNSVDRQKVTQIVANVETFTKNLSETSTQFDAVVKRVDKAVGTIDQFAERGSDALAKADGILEAVDPAMVRTSLSNIDIASRDARTAAADIAKVTDKFGRRAEDIDGMISDARQLTGRLNDASVRVDGILVKVDKLLGSGEAEGLMVDASETLKAFRQVAETLNSRLATITDGLARFSGQGLREVEALVQDSRRSINRIEQAITDLERNPQRIITGGEGTVRQYDGRARR
- a CDS encoding MFS transporter encodes the protein MSLPPLSPEQQIKPRRFELRISLIFAALFIPLGVHLPYFPLWLEAKGFDAAQIAIILSAPMFLRVVTTPFITALADEAKDRANVLIALVAAALALSAGYFLEPTYVVVLGVSLALTVVWTPHSPLADSLALSGVRRFRSSYANMRIWGSAAFLCANLGGGFVLAMTSADAVPAMISIGLCGTLLAALFAPRLGRPRRASPLSAADLQDSAPKLFNRYFLLFVAGAGVINASHGFLYSFVSIYWKSIGVSETLVGFLWAWAVVAEVGMFLIFSRVFGKVSVPALLAAAGLAAILRWVAYPLIWPLGLGVVGFFAIQTLHAVSTGLILLGVQKLIAETVAEERTGAAQGIAFFANGFSMAAATLLSGPLYAAFGVGGFFFMAVFALAGIGLIALAARSAPKGRLGR
- a CDS encoding UDP-2,3-diacylglucosamine diphosphatase, whose amino-acid sequence is MPGETPRSFRTLFISDIHLGSKAAKAEFLIDFLRHHEAEAIYLVGDIVDGWRLRRSWHWPQLHNDVVQKLLRQARKGVRITYIAGNHDEFLRMFQGVHFGGIVVADRAVHESADGKKYLVIHGDQFDTVVHNMRWLAYLGDKAYDAAIMVNRVIARFRRLFGMPYWSFSSWAKVKVKKAVNFIGAFQEVLTEEARRSQVDGVICGHIHHAVIEKFDDVQYINTGDWVESCTAVVEHFDGRMEILYWPHIRTNVPAVAEQGFVPVVIDSETVKAA
- a CDS encoding SDR family oxidoreductase, which translates into the protein MDLGIRGKKAIVCASSRGLGKGCALALAEAGCDLVVNGRDATVLARTAAEIRERFGVSVTEIAGNVADPAVQKALLAACPEPDILVNNNGGPPFRDFRELDREAIVKGVTNNMIAPIELIQAVLDGMAARGFGRIVNITSLSVYVPIPGLDLSSGARAGLTSFLAGVARTVADKNVTINNMLPGKLDTDRLRPPHEVGTVEEPAAAAARKAQASAAVPAKRLGTPEEFGQICAFLCSVHAGYLTGQNIPVDGGLYVSAF
- the dgcA gene encoding N-acetyl-D-Glu racemase DgcA produces the protein MKRDLLVESERFPIAGTFTISRGSKTEAEVICCTISDGGSSGRAECVPYRRYGETMESVNAAIEAMRGEIIRSMDREELLRAMPAGAARNALDCALWDLEAKMSGRRAYAQISATAPRPVETAFTLSLGTPETMAAQAAANATRPLLKVKIGGENDIERIRAVAGAAPRSRIILDANEGWTDGNVEANLAAAAELGIALVEQPLPAGRDEILRRIEHAVPICADESIHEAADLEELAGLYDAVNIKLDKAGGLTAAILLRNRARELGLSVMVGCMVGTSLAMAPAVLLAQDADFADLDGPLLLARDRSPGLVYDGSMVSPPEPALWG
- a CDS encoding ABC transporter permease; translated protein: MLTNAIRESSGQAADDGRPRIAETEEGGVLHCALSGAWTTRTVARVDAEMRKIERRTGYNSMVLDLSKVEKLDTAGAWLIDRLMTSLAGRGIETSLQGQSEAGSVLLDAVSDASQREHDVTPPRPPNIIIHALELLGRAVYAGRDDIIASMAILGATIRGGQMKLGRGHSVNPAAIFNQIDRMGVGAIPVVVLMSAIVGAIVAQQGALQLRYFGADIFVVDLVGILVLRELGVLMTAIMIAGRSGSAITAEIGSMKMREEVDALTVIGLNPVGVLVFPRLVALVVALPCLTVAANFAALGGAILVSWFYSDIAPAAFIDRLRSAIDVSTIAVGLIKAPFMAMIIGILAAVEGLKVGGSAESLGRHVTASVVKSIFVVVILDGMFAIFFAAIDF
- a CDS encoding NADP-dependent malic enzyme; amino-acid sequence: METSKTEAGRSDLEDAALYFHKHPTPGKLEIQATKPLGNQRDLALAYSPGVAAPCLAIKDDPATAADYTARANLVAVISNGSAVLGLGNIGPLASKPVMEGKAVLFKKFAGIDVFDIEIDAPEIERMVETVAALEPTFGGINLEDIKAPECFEVEEQLKARMKIPVFHDDQHGTAIIVAAAVLNGLEFAGKKIEDIKIVTSGAGAAALACLNLLVSLGAKVENIWVTDRFGVAYKGRLDEMDRWKDPYVKDTEARTLADVIGGADVFLGLSAAGVLKPELLKHMAEKPLILALANPNPEIMPDEARTARPDAMICTGRSDFPNQVNNVLCFPYIFRGALDCGASAINEPMKMAAVRAIAALAREEPSDVAARAYSGETPTFGPDFLIPSPFDPRLILRIAPAVAKAACETGVATRPIADFPAYVDRLNRFVFRSGLVMKPVFSTAKTSASKRVIYADGEDERVLRAAQVVIEEGIAEPILIGRPHVIDVRLKRYGLRIRPGTDFELVNPEDDPRYRHYVDLLIERTGRRGVTQEAARTMVRTNTTVIAALALKRGDAHAMICGLEGRFERHLRNVTLIIGPREGVRDRDLSALSMLISTRGVTFFTDTYVTVDPTAEEIAEMTVLAAEEISRFGIEPKAALLSHSNFGSRDSPSALKMRQAAEILKKIAPDLQSDGEMHADSALSELLRQRVFPHSALKGEANLLVFPNLDSANIALTTVKQMTDALHVGPILLGTDKPAHILTPSVTSRGIVNMTALAVVEASQKAVATLRTG
- a CDS encoding ABC transporter ATP-binding protein; translation: MSDQAELAEPESRAGGEENIILSARDVTVGFGDKIILEKLSLDIRRGEILGFVGASGSGKSVLLRTILGLNKKRSGTIHLFGVDVDKATEAERLKIDMRLGVLFQHGALFSALTVQENIQVPMREYLDLPKKLMDELALLKIELVGLPRDAAAKFPSELSGGMIKRAALARALALDPDIVFLDEPTSGLDPIGAAEFDELVAKLRDTMGLTVYMVTHDLDSLFSVCDRVAVLGNKKVLVQGTIEDMLASEEPWVKSYFRGKRARQLDLAARE